The bacterium genome includes a window with the following:
- a CDS encoding PhoH family protein has product MTYAPTIREEKIATKKTVTEKPRVKTTRWEFDLGEAAGLELFGPNDAHLRYLANYFVSALAVRGDKLVVTGPQQERELIEAVFRDLLHIKNGKKDAVRDSDVRTAVALATERLRKRPRSDDSHHVKFEEATPENGNVDLVPVSPLLRKPVSPRTANQGLYLELIRENPIVFATGPAGSGKTYLAVAAAVSALLEGEIERIVLVRPAVEAGEHLGFLPGDLKEKVDPYFRPIYDALMEMLPAEKLKRFLYSGMIEIAPLAYMRGRTLNNAFVILDEAQNTTSGQMKMFLTRIGRQSRAVITGDLSQIDLPKGERSGLEEALQILNGVDGIAKLEMTSSDVVRHGLVVEIIAAYERLQKPKYHRAN; this is encoded by the coding sequence ATGACATACGCCCCTACTATAAGAGAAGAAAAAATCGCAACGAAGAAAACAGTAACTGAGAAACCGCGTGTCAAAACGACCCGGTGGGAGTTTGATTTAGGGGAAGCGGCCGGACTGGAGTTGTTCGGACCTAACGACGCACACCTCCGCTATCTCGCGAATTATTTCGTATCGGCATTGGCGGTACGAGGCGACAAGCTTGTCGTTACCGGCCCACAGCAAGAGCGCGAATTAATCGAAGCGGTTTTTCGCGATTTATTACATATCAAAAATGGTAAGAAAGACGCCGTCCGCGACAGCGACGTTCGCACGGCGGTAGCGCTCGCAACGGAGCGGCTGCGGAAGCGACCGCGCAGCGACGATTCCCATCATGTAAAATTCGAGGAGGCGACGCCGGAAAATGGCAACGTCGATTTGGTGCCAGTATCGCCGTTATTGCGAAAACCGGTTTCTCCCCGTACCGCGAATCAAGGGTTGTATCTCGAACTGATTCGGGAAAATCCGATCGTATTTGCGACCGGCCCAGCGGGTTCCGGTAAGACCTATCTCGCAGTCGCCGCGGCGGTTTCGGCGTTGTTGGAAGGGGAAATCGAACGCATCGTGCTGGTGCGTCCCGCCGTCGAAGCGGGGGAGCATTTAGGATTTCTCCCCGGCGATTTGAAGGAAAAAGTCGATCCATACTTTCGACCGATTTACGATGCGTTGATGGAGATGCTGCCGGCTGAAAAATTGAAGCGGTTTCTCTATAGCGGGATGATTGAGATCGCTCCGTTGGCATACATGCGCGGCAGAACGCTCAATAACGCCTTTGTGATTTTGGATGAAGCGCAAAATACAACCAGCGGCCAGATGAAAATGTTTTTGACCCGGATTGGGCGGCAATCGCGCGCCGTGATTACCGGCGACCTTTCCCAAATCGATCTTCCGAAAGGGGAACGTTCCGGATTGGAGGAAGCGCTCCAGATTTTGAATGGTGTCGATGGCATTGCGAAATTAGAGATGACGAGCAGCGATGTTGTGCGGCACGGTCTGGTCGTCGAAATCATTGCCGCTTATGAACGGTTGCAAAAACCGAAGTATCACCGGGCGAATTAG
- a CDS encoding biopolymer transporter ExbD: protein MASPPTKRTKNRKSKFDMPPLTSLMDAITILTFFLLTQMSASTVLNPIVPNMALSTSQVDAEKGILFGLDKYGFYYDKGTGGSTDQRKVILADPAQLMSPDVDIPNFRAMLEEEKAKFETRRIPLPSVTVEIDSMVEYNWVLKVINTVGLAEYSKMNFVVLKADKL, encoded by the coding sequence ATGGCTTCCCCACCGACCAAACGAACAAAGAATCGGAAATCAAAATTCGATATGCCGCCATTGACGTCATTAATGGATGCAATCACCATTTTGACGTTCTTCCTGCTTACACAGATGTCGGCATCGACCGTCTTGAATCCGATTGTACCAAACATGGCGCTCTCGACTTCGCAAGTGGATGCAGAAAAAGGGATTCTGTTCGGATTGGATAAATACGGTTTCTATTACGACAAAGGAACCGGCGGATCCACCGATCAGCGTAAAGTCATTTTAGCTGACCCAGCGCAATTGATGTCTCCCGATGTTGACATCCCCAACTTCCGTGCGATGTTGGAAGAAGAGAAAGCGAAGTTTGAAACCCGAAGGATTCCGTTACCGAGCGTTACGGTAGAAATCGATTCGATGGTGGAATACAACTGGGTATTAAAAGTGATTAATACCGTCGGGTTGGCAGAGTACAGCAAAATGAATTTTGTCGTACTGAAAGCAGATAAGTTATAG
- a CDS encoding hemolysin family protein yields the protein MDVASYIVLTPILFAFAFLCTAAEVAFFALERDEIERIKKTGGGASERILFLLDQPRELLLTTVFGQVLAIIGLTGCTMGLANSFAEASNTSLFYTGIVSLVLLAVIYLLLGVLIPRLMATGNPERTLRTVALPLKLIYYVLMPVTAPFALLSRGIARILGIERERPAMSDSQLNALIEIDEEHGEINESEREMIKAVIEFRDTAAREIMVPRIDVVALSVDLPIEAAIRKVRESGHSRIPIFDGTIDKILGILYAKDMLGTTPPGTTLRNLARPVYYVPENKHVDELLKEFQHRRLHLAVVVDEYGGTAGVVTLEDILEEIIGEIQDEYDKEAVALQRLGEDSWLAEGRCQVFDINEQLGDTAVPEGEDYDTLGGFLYAVAGRVPDPGETFRQGNWSYTVEKRAGNRIVAVRLQRDDSPVEEAYVGH from the coding sequence ATGGACGTTGCGAGTTATATCGTATTAACACCGATACTGTTTGCTTTTGCCTTTCTTTGTACCGCTGCCGAAGTTGCATTTTTTGCACTCGAACGCGATGAAATCGAACGAATCAAAAAAACCGGAGGTGGCGCCTCCGAACGAATCCTTTTTCTCTTGGATCAACCGCGGGAACTGTTGTTAACAACTGTTTTCGGACAAGTTTTGGCGATTATCGGTTTGACCGGTTGCACGATGGGATTGGCAAACTCCTTTGCTGAGGCATCAAATACCAGTCTTTTTTATACCGGTATCGTCAGCTTAGTTCTTTTAGCTGTGATCTATTTATTATTAGGAGTACTGATTCCCCGGTTGATGGCAACGGGTAATCCAGAACGAACACTTCGAACAGTGGCGCTTCCGTTAAAACTAATCTATTACGTTTTAATGCCAGTTACTGCGCCGTTTGCATTGTTGTCGCGGGGTATCGCCCGTATTCTGGGTATCGAACGGGAACGTCCGGCGATGTCCGACAGCCAGTTAAATGCTTTAATCGAAATCGATGAAGAGCATGGCGAAATCAACGAATCCGAACGGGAAATGATTAAGGCGGTAATCGAGTTTCGCGATACCGCTGCCCGTGAAATTATGGTTCCCCGGATCGATGTCGTCGCATTAAGCGTTGATTTACCCATTGAGGCAGCAATCCGCAAAGTTCGGGAGTCAGGACATAGTCGTATTCCCATCTTCGATGGAACAATCGATAAAATTCTTGGAATTCTATACGCGAAGGACATGTTAGGAACAACCCCGCCGGGTACCACATTACGGAATTTAGCTCGTCCGGTGTATTATGTTCCTGAGAATAAACATGTCGACGAGTTGTTAAAAGAGTTTCAGCATCGCCGGTTGCACCTTGCAGTTGTCGTCGATGAATATGGCGGGACGGCAGGTGTTGTGACTTTGGAAGACATTCTGGAAGAAATAATCGGAGAAATTCAGGACGAATACGATAAAGAAGCGGTAGCTTTGCAACGCCTCGGCGAGGATAGTTGGTTGGCAGAGGGACGTTGCCAAGTATTCGATATTAACGAACAATTGGGAGATACTGCCGTACCGGAAGGGGAAGATTACGATACATTGGGCGGTTTCTTGTATGCGGTCGCCGGTCGGGTTCCCGATCCCGGTGAAACCTTCCGGCAGGGTAACTGGTCGTACACGGTTGAAAAACGCGCCGGCAACCGGATCGTAGCGGTTCGCCTGCAGCGCGATGATTCACCGGTCGAGGAAGCGTATGTCGGTCATTAG
- a CDS encoding Rne/Rng family ribonuclease, protein MKKEIIINSSSSETRIALLEDEILVELFVERPENERTVGDIYMGKVRKVLEGMRAAFVDIGWSQDAFLHFSDIGSGALSLDNLSGQLSEEDIEVDDRGRAERAKLSVGENILVQIIKEPIGTKGPRITSQLALPGRFCVLMPGEKAVGVSRRVADFRERRRLKQIAAEMRPEGCGLIMRTVAENREDDAIRQDVMQLHNFWRQIENKSHTVPVPSLIYKDVSLASSIIRDLFTSDIDHLVVDTKPLYREIEDYLKNVAPNLLDRLTLYTGQAPVFDYYRIETEIEKSVSRKVWLKGGGYIIIDHTEALVTIDVNSGRFVGKKNHEENSSQVNVAAAREVCRQLRLRDIGGIIVVDFIDMWEDRNRKRVEDEMRRELKKDRAKTDVAPISQFGLLEMTRQRIKPSLLYTFNSPCPTCSGTGLVASRETVMTALERWVKRFRLATRERRLRITVHPDIYGYCTGGLKSRINQLMWRHRLLITMVADSSFKVDNFTVWSFRQKRDITTDYSQGG, encoded by the coding sequence ATGAAAAAGGAAATTATTATCAACTCCTCTTCCAGCGAGACCCGGATCGCCCTCCTGGAAGACGAAATTCTGGTCGAGTTGTTTGTCGAGCGGCCGGAAAACGAGCGGACAGTAGGCGACATCTACATGGGGAAAGTCCGCAAAGTCCTCGAAGGGATGCGCGCAGCGTTTGTCGATATTGGCTGGAGTCAGGATGCCTTTCTCCACTTTTCCGATATCGGATCCGGTGCGCTTTCGCTGGATAACCTATCGGGACAACTGTCCGAAGAAGATATCGAAGTCGATGACCGTGGCCGCGCCGAGCGTGCAAAACTCTCGGTCGGTGAAAATATCCTCGTCCAAATCATCAAAGAACCTATCGGTACGAAAGGTCCTCGCATCACGAGTCAGCTCGCGTTGCCCGGTCGATTTTGTGTATTGATGCCGGGGGAAAAAGCGGTTGGGGTGTCGCGACGAGTTGCCGATTTCCGGGAACGACGACGGCTTAAGCAAATCGCTGCCGAAATGCGTCCCGAAGGTTGCGGCTTGATTATGCGAACAGTAGCCGAGAACCGCGAAGACGATGCCATCCGGCAAGATGTAATGCAGCTTCACAACTTCTGGCGGCAGATCGAGAACAAGTCGCATACTGTTCCGGTGCCCAGTCTCATCTATAAAGATGTTTCGTTGGCCAGTTCGATAATTCGCGATTTATTTACCAGCGATATCGATCATTTAGTGGTTGATACCAAACCGCTCTACCGAGAAATCGAAGATTACCTCAAGAATGTCGCACCCAATCTACTTGACCGGTTGACGCTCTATACCGGGCAGGCGCCGGTATTCGATTATTACCGGATTGAAACCGAAATTGAAAAATCGGTATCGCGAAAAGTGTGGCTTAAGGGCGGCGGATACATTATTATCGACCATACCGAAGCTTTGGTCACAATCGATGTAAATAGTGGCAGATTTGTCGGGAAGAAGAACCACGAGGAAAACTCATCGCAGGTGAACGTGGCGGCGGCGCGGGAAGTCTGCCGTCAGCTACGGTTGCGCGACATTGGCGGTATCATCGTCGTCGACTTCATCGATATGTGGGAAGATCGAAACCGGAAACGGGTCGAAGACGAAATGCGGCGGGAATTGAAAAAGGATCGTGCAAAAACCGACGTCGCTCCGATCAGTCAATTCGGTTTATTGGAAATGACCCGGCAACGGATCAAGCCGTCGTTGTTATACACGTTTAACTCGCCCTGTCCGACTTGCAGTGGTACCGGGCTGGTTGCGTCAAGGGAAACGGTTATGACGGCGCTGGAACGCTGGGTAAAGCGATTCCGGTTGGCGACGCGCGAACGTCGCCTCCGCATCACAGTCCATCCCGATATCTACGGTTATTGCACCGGCGGTCTCAAGAGCCGGATTAATCAATTGATGTGGCGGCACCGGTTACTCATTACGATGGTAGCTGACTCATCCTTTAAGGTAGATAACTTTACCGTCTGGAGTTTCCGACAGAAGCGAGACATCACTACGGATTACTCGCAAGGAGGATGA
- a CDS encoding HDIG domain-containing protein — translation MEYSWRTVFGSTWRTQVLRLLLLLIATVLLVGFLPGPLGNEFADLREGAVAPRDVNAPFDFEILKDPDRLAQERFDARRSVAPVVELNDTLLARLKQQFAALLSRIDAELNKPQTQLSTEQFISSLTETVNAEYGFFLPKDACSWIIDTYSQDQHAITDAFARWRRLQTALFAQGILRGETEKLGLTVTAKEGINTNRREVASFILESDLQEVLLAKLREQEPSEEAIRTGYAMLRPFLSADWISNEAETERLRVAAAAGIPSAQGIVLKGERIIERGKRIDDKQLTILNSLQTKRDEMSVARGPLGMILPKVGTALAVFLLLTLWILFLLVLRPQRMRRISDFVLGLLLVVLPLLLLTYVLLPSDWSYLYFPAGAFLMTIAILYDTEIALIATVALTGLAGLLSEGRISLVLYTALSSTTALVIVGRVSMRGHLFRATPVIFAVAVMVVSARAAFELMWSIETTFDLIAGAVAAVASPLVVFGLVFLAEKMFRVHTDLTYLELADFNRPVLRKLAFEAPGTFHHSILVGALAEAAARSIGANPILARCAAYYHDIGKLEQRDYFIENQSDQRNPHEELAPEVSADILRKHVSKGIEMARSIGLPEEIVAAIPEHHGTMVMRFFLHRAEQERGTVADSIFRYSGPRPRSKETALLMLADGCEAVSRTLKNSTPDELRQAVHQIVKDRVADGQLDHAPVSFIDLRRTETAFVKVLDGVLHKRITYPQAKAL, via the coding sequence ATGGAATACTCTTGGCGAACAGTGTTTGGTAGTACTTGGCGGACGCAGGTTTTGCGGCTGCTACTCCTACTTATTGCTACCGTTCTACTGGTGGGGTTTCTACCGGGCCCTTTGGGGAATGAGTTTGCCGATTTGCGGGAAGGTGCGGTCGCACCGCGCGATGTCAACGCCCCATTTGATTTCGAGATATTGAAAGACCCCGACCGCTTGGCGCAAGAGCGGTTCGATGCCCGCCGCTCAGTTGCTCCGGTGGTGGAACTTAACGACACCCTCCTTGCTCGACTGAAACAACAATTTGCCGCACTACTCTCCCGCATCGATGCCGAACTGAACAAACCACAAACCCAACTCTCTACCGAACAGTTTATCTCGTCCCTTACCGAAACCGTCAATGCCGAATACGGTTTCTTTTTGCCGAAAGACGCTTGTTCCTGGATCATCGATACCTATTCGCAGGATCAACATGCGATAACCGATGCCTTTGCCCGCTGGCGCCGATTGCAGACTGCATTGTTCGCACAGGGGATACTCCGTGGCGAAACCGAGAAACTGGGATTAACTGTTACTGCGAAAGAAGGGATCAACACCAATCGCCGTGAAGTAGCCTCATTTATCCTCGAATCGGATTTACAGGAAGTTTTGCTGGCGAAACTACGCGAACAGGAGCCGTCGGAAGAGGCAATTCGTACCGGTTATGCGATGTTGCGACCGTTTTTGAGTGCGGATTGGATATCGAATGAAGCGGAAACTGAACGACTACGGGTTGCTGCCGCTGCCGGTATTCCATCGGCACAGGGAATAGTTCTGAAAGGGGAACGGATCATTGAGCGTGGCAAGCGTATCGATGATAAGCAACTCACGATATTAAACTCACTGCAAACGAAACGCGATGAGATGAGCGTTGCTCGTGGACCGCTGGGGATGATATTACCGAAAGTGGGTACGGCTTTAGCGGTGTTCCTGTTACTAACGCTTTGGATTCTTTTCCTTTTAGTGCTGCGGCCACAGCGGATGCGGCGGATATCCGATTTCGTTCTGGGGTTATTGTTGGTGGTGCTGCCGCTGCTGTTATTGACTTATGTGTTGCTCCCATCGGATTGGTCGTACCTCTATTTTCCTGCCGGTGCGTTCCTCATGACGATTGCAATTCTCTACGATACCGAAATCGCATTAATCGCAACGGTTGCGTTGACGGGATTAGCTGGATTGTTAAGTGAAGGTCGCATCTCGTTGGTTCTATACACGGCTCTCTCCAGTACGACAGCGTTAGTAATTGTCGGCAGGGTGAGTATGCGGGGTCACCTCTTTCGCGCCACCCCAGTGATTTTTGCTGTGGCGGTGATGGTTGTATCGGCTCGCGCCGCGTTTGAACTGATGTGGTCGATTGAAACGACATTCGATCTGATAGCGGGAGCGGTCGCCGCGGTGGCGAGTCCGTTGGTGGTGTTTGGTTTGGTATTCCTCGCGGAGAAGATGTTTCGTGTCCACACCGATTTAACTTATCTCGAGCTTGCCGACTTCAATCGTCCAGTTTTAAGAAAACTGGCATTTGAAGCGCCGGGGACCTTTCATCACTCGATTTTGGTGGGGGCTTTGGCGGAAGCGGCTGCCCGTTCGATTGGTGCAAATCCTATTCTGGCAAGGTGTGCGGCTTATTATCACGACATCGGAAAACTTGAACAACGCGATTATTTTATCGAAAACCAGTCCGATCAACGCAATCCCCACGAAGAGTTAGCGCCGGAAGTGTCCGCCGATATCCTGCGCAAGCACGTATCGAAGGGTATTGAGATGGCACGTTCGATTGGATTACCGGAAGAAATTGTGGCGGCAATTCCGGAACATCACGGGACAATGGTGATGCGTTTTTTTCTTCATCGGGCAGAACAGGAGCGCGGAACCGTTGCCGATAGTATATTCCGGTATTCCGGTCCACGCCCCCGCAGTAAAGAAACGGCGTTACTGATGTTGGCAGATGGTTGTGAAGCGGTGAGTCGGACGCTGAAGAACTCGACACCGGACGAATTGCGACAAGCGGTACATCAAATTGTGAAAGACCGGGTCGCCGATGGACAACTCGATCACGCTCCGGTAAGCTTTATCGACTTGCGTCGTACCGAAACCGCCTTTGTGAAAGTACTCGACGGTGTTTTGCATAAACGGATCACCTATCCGCAAGCGAAAGCATTATGA
- the ybeY gene encoding rRNA maturation RNase YbeY, with amino-acid sequence MIEIENEHPKLRANRVALKKLLRDTILREQKQAGSITLLMVTDRKLAKLHKEFLQDPSRTDVMTFDLSITKAEIAGDIVVSLDRAFEQAQEFGVTLLQETGRLAVHGILHLCGMSDRTPALRKKMNARETWHLQQSGWIMENQ; translated from the coding sequence ATGATTGAAATCGAAAACGAACATCCGAAACTCCGGGCGAACCGGGTTGCACTTAAGAAATTGCTGCGCGATACCATTCTGCGCGAGCAAAAGCAAGCGGGAAGTATTACGTTACTCATGGTGACTGACCGGAAGTTGGCAAAATTGCATAAAGAATTTTTGCAAGACCCCTCGCGTACCGATGTTATGACCTTCGATTTATCGATCACGAAGGCGGAAATTGCGGGGGACATCGTAGTATCGCTTGACCGGGCGTTTGAACAAGCGCAGGAGTTTGGCGTTACTTTGTTACAAGAAACCGGCCGGCTGGCGGTTCACGGCATTCTTCACCTTTGCGGGATGTCCGATCGAACTCCGGCGCTGCGCAAGAAAATGAATGCCCGGGAAACCTGGCACTTGCAGCAGTCGGGCTGGATAATGGAGAACCAATAA
- a CDS encoding MotA/TolQ/ExbB proton channel family protein has protein sequence MEGFLAKFFEAYNLGNDGSLFMWYIALMGAWGIVIAIERFYAIWVKANVNAEMFMTEIRKLVIAGDLKKAVALCRSGRDKALPFVVGAILEQAEAKGSYDFRAMQNAADEAMLEMAPKLNKRTGLLQMVSGVSTLLGLIGTIYGLILAFQAAAASGAGGAQALTTGISVAMLTTYAGLLNAIPLSIAQALIQNKTNGIIESIDEHSVKLMNMLTAAK, from the coding sequence ATGGAAGGTTTCTTGGCAAAATTCTTTGAAGCCTATAACCTAGGGAACGACGGTAGCTTGTTCATGTGGTATATCGCATTAATGGGCGCATGGGGTATTGTAATTGCCATCGAACGGTTTTACGCCATTTGGGTAAAAGCAAACGTCAATGCCGAAATGTTCATGACGGAAATTCGCAAGCTTGTCATTGCTGGCGACTTAAAGAAGGCGGTTGCACTTTGCCGTTCAGGCAGGGATAAGGCTCTTCCGTTCGTGGTGGGAGCAATTTTAGAGCAAGCGGAAGCAAAGGGCAGCTATGACTTCCGTGCGATGCAGAATGCCGCCGACGAAGCAATGCTTGAGATGGCGCCGAAACTGAACAAGCGTACCGGCTTGTTACAAATGGTTTCCGGTGTATCCACTTTGCTTGGTCTAATCGGAACGATTTATGGTCTAATTCTCGCATTCCAAGCGGCAGCAGCGTCAGGTGCCGGCGGTGCGCAAGCGTTAACGACTGGTATTTCGGTCGCTATGTTAACCACCTATGCCGGTTTGTTGAACGCAATTCCGTTGTCGATTGCACAAGCATTGATTCAGAATAAGACGAACGGTATCATCGAATCGATCGATGAGCATTCCGTCAAGCTTATGAATATGCTTACCGCAGCGAAGTAG
- the aspS gene encoding aspartate--tRNA ligase, with protein sequence MRTIYCGELRKTHAGQTVTVCGWVSRVRNLGGLLFVDLRDREGIVQLSFPSGSTAAETAQQLSREDVVKATGMVSLRPQPNAKIPTGEIELTVTELTILSEAATPPYELDEKNVSEDLRLKYRYYDLRRPELARNLRIRAKTAAVVRKFYDELGFVEVETPVLMRSTPEGARDYIVPSRVHHGTFYALPQSPQQYKQLLMVSGLDRYYQIVKCFRDEDLRADRQPEFTQVDVEMSFVEQEHVMNTGEEMLRRVLREVAEYELPAVPRMTYAEAMKKYGSDKPDIRFGLEIQTVTELFANCGFGGFDNVIASGGCIAGIKLPNAAGVSRKVLDGWQEAAKKLGLAGLVTLKKTAEGLTFSIGKFVTPEITEKVAQHFQIAEGEMICFAAAPSEKLYPAFGNLRLQWARELNGIPANSWAALWVTGFPLLEWDEEGQRFSAMHHPFTSPADPDAFVKIVNSGDLSGLGKINAKAYDLVLNGNEIGGGSIRNHRNDVQTAMFRALSMTEAEAKEKFGFFLEALTYGTPPHGGIAFGFDRMVALLCGIDNIRDVIAFPKTTTASSLMDGCPASVSDAQLKELGIRVV encoded by the coding sequence ATGAGAACGATTTATTGCGGCGAATTGCGGAAAACGCACGCCGGACAAACGGTAACGGTATGCGGCTGGGTGTCGCGGGTCAGAAATCTTGGCGGCTTGCTGTTTGTCGATTTGCGTGACCGGGAAGGGATTGTCCAGCTTTCGTTTCCCAGCGGTTCGACTGCGGCGGAAACTGCGCAACAGCTCAGTCGAGAAGATGTCGTGAAAGCGACCGGTATGGTTTCGCTCCGACCGCAACCCAATGCGAAAATTCCGACCGGTGAAATTGAATTGACAGTAACCGAGTTGACAATCTTGTCGGAAGCGGCAACGCCACCTTATGAACTGGACGAGAAAAACGTCAGTGAAGATTTGCGTTTGAAGTATCGTTATTACGATCTCCGCCGACCGGAACTCGCTCGCAATTTACGGATTCGCGCGAAGACCGCCGCGGTCGTCCGGAAGTTCTATGACGAACTTGGTTTTGTCGAAGTGGAAACGCCGGTGCTGATGCGCTCGACGCCGGAAGGGGCACGGGACTATATCGTGCCGTCGCGCGTCCATCACGGCACTTTTTACGCATTGCCACAGTCGCCGCAACAGTATAAGCAACTGCTCATGGTGAGTGGACTCGACCGCTATTATCAAATCGTGAAGTGTTTCCGCGATGAGGATTTACGCGCCGACCGCCAACCGGAGTTTACGCAAGTCGACGTCGAGATGTCGTTCGTCGAACAAGAACATGTGATGAACACCGGTGAAGAGATGTTACGGCGGGTTTTGCGCGAAGTTGCCGAATATGAATTGCCAGCTGTGCCGCGGATGACGTATGCCGAAGCTATGAAGAAATACGGCAGTGACAAGCCGGATATTCGATTCGGATTAGAAATCCAAACGGTGACCGAACTCTTTGCCAATTGTGGATTTGGCGGGTTTGATAATGTAATTGCCAGTGGTGGTTGTATCGCTGGGATAAAGCTGCCGAATGCCGCAGGCGTATCGCGAAAAGTATTAGACGGTTGGCAAGAAGCGGCAAAGAAATTGGGGCTTGCCGGACTCGTCACGCTGAAGAAAACCGCCGAAGGATTGACGTTCTCGATTGGAAAATTTGTTACACCGGAAATAACGGAGAAAGTTGCGCAACATTTCCAGATTGCCGAAGGCGAGATGATCTGTTTTGCCGCAGCGCCTTCTGAGAAACTCTATCCGGCATTTGGCAATTTGCGATTGCAATGGGCACGGGAACTGAATGGTATACCGGCGAATTCATGGGCGGCGTTATGGGTGACCGGTTTCCCGTTACTCGAATGGGACGAAGAGGGACAACGCTTTTCGGCGATGCATCATCCGTTTACTTCGCCGGCCGATCCCGACGCATTTGTCAAGATTGTTAATTCCGGTGACCTCTCGGGTTTAGGCAAGATCAATGCGAAGGCGTACGACCTTGTATTGAATGGGAATGAGATTGGCGGCGGTTCGATCCGGAATCATCGTAACGATGTCCAGACCGCAATGTTCCGTGCGCTCAGCATGACCGAAGCGGAAGCGAAGGAAAAATTCGGATTTTTCCTCGAAGCATTAACCTATGGTACACCGCCCCATGGCGGCATCGCATTCGGTTTCGACCGGATGGTTGCCTTGTTGTGTGGAATCGATAATATCCGTGATGTCATCGCATTCCCGAAAACGACGACTGCTTCATCGCTCATGGATGGTTGTCCGGCGTCGGTCTCCGATGCGCAACTTAAGGAATTGGGCATCAGAGTCGTGTAA
- a CDS encoding AgmX/PglI C-terminal domain-containing protein, translated as MSVNAMGFPRELEHQLWRDTDKELIVISIVAYVVTIGFYGIMSALGMQYTLEHAQKKLDQLYQVKPAVIAQRQAARKEQPKEEGRQEETERTKEIASRTTEKKEMSAAERSARRQSEAGARERSAGAAVAAAQSVGIFKQAGVKGGIGGGGRGGGAVEGLSTGAGAGVDANKLSGLGVSGSDLAGAKKLRAGGALIEGGGGTGGRLNLSSMSSADIENLIKRASVKVTGAPSLSGSEKAKGASARSAGAISGKVSGYGVNVKACYQQFLRQDPNLAGTVRFAFTIKANGTVSGVKITDSDWTDTALGRRVEGCIRERVQSWKFDQIEAASGDLTVNYSYVFSR; from the coding sequence ATGTCCGTGAATGCAATGGGATTCCCGCGCGAGCTTGAACATCAGCTATGGCGGGACACCGACAAAGAACTGATCGTCATCTCGATTGTTGCCTATGTTGTTACAATCGGGTTCTATGGCATCATGTCAGCTCTTGGTATGCAGTACACATTAGAGCATGCGCAAAAGAAACTTGACCAACTCTATCAAGTGAAACCAGCGGTTATTGCGCAGCGACAGGCAGCTCGCAAAGAGCAACCGAAGGAAGAGGGTAGGCAAGAAGAAACCGAGCGGACAAAGGAAATCGCTTCCCGCACAACGGAAAAGAAAGAGATGTCGGCAGCTGAACGGTCGGCGCGACGTCAGTCGGAAGCCGGTGCTCGTGAACGTTCCGCAGGAGCGGCCGTCGCGGCAGCACAGTCGGTTGGTATCTTCAAGCAAGCTGGCGTTAAGGGTGGTATTGGCGGCGGTGGACGCGGCGGCGGCGCAGTGGAAGGTCTTTCTACCGGTGCTGGTGCTGGCGTCGACGCTAATAAATTATCCGGTCTTGGCGTTTCCGGTTCTGATTTAGCAGGTGCGAAGAAACTTCGCGCCGGCGGTGCGTTAATCGAGGGTGGCGGTGGAACAGGTGGACGATTAAATCTATCGTCGATGAGTTCCGCTGACATTGAAAACTTGATCAAGCGCGCATCGGTGAAGGTAACGGGCGCACCGTCCTTATCCGGTTCGGAGAAGGCGAAAGGAGCTTCGGCTCGCAGCGCCGGTGCAATTTCCGGAAAAGTATCCGGCTATGGTGTGAATGTAAAAGCGTGTTACCAGCAGTTCCTCCGTCAGGATCCGAACTTGGCAGGTACGGTGCGCTTCGCGTTTACTATCAAGGCAAACGGAACAGTTTCCGGGGTGAAAATCACCGATAGCGATTGGACCGATACTGCACTCGGACGCCGTGTGGAAGGGTGTATCCGGGAACGTGTCCAAAGCTGGAAATTCGATCAAATCGAAGCCGCCAGCGGCGATTTGACAGTAAATTATTCCTACGTATTCTCACGGTAA